One Phaseolus vulgaris cultivar G19833 chromosome 2, P. vulgaris v2.0, whole genome shotgun sequence DNA window includes the following coding sequences:
- the LOC137810871 gene encoding uncharacterized protein — MDVTWWCIIPLLLSLGLKLGNIKSTMQASSFGVRAQIPTVKKDSMAESTVPKWAQKTVSLPPLKRGCHLVTSKIVKEIEPDLSGFKCGLAHLFLQHTSASLTINENYDSDVRDDTETFLNRIVPEGSSAPWKHTLEGPDDMPAHIKSSMLGCALTIPITNGKLNMGTWQGIWLCEHRDHPTSRRVVVTLNGI, encoded by the exons ATGGATGTAACCTGGTGGTGCATAATCCCCTTGCTTTTGTCGTTGGGTTTAAAATTGGGAAACATCAAAAGCACGATGCAAGCCTCATCGTTCGGTGTAAGGGCGCAAATCCCAACCGTTAAGAAGGATTCGATGGCGGAGTCTACCGTCCCTAAGTGGGCCCAGAAAACCGTTAGCTTGCCCCCTCTCAAGCGGGGCTGCCATCTAGTTACTTCCAAG ATTGTGAAAGAAATCGAACCAGACCTCTCCGGATTCAAGTGCGGCCTCGCTCATCTCTTCT TGCAGCATACCAGTGCTTCTCTCACCATCAATGAGAACTACGACTCTGATGTTCGCGATGATACCGAAACCTTCCTCAATCGGATAGTTCCTGAG GGATCATCTGCTCCATGGAAGCATACTCTTGAGG GGCCAGATGACATGCCGGCTCATATTAAATCATCGATGCTTGGTTGTGCACTCAC gaTACCAATTACAAATGGGAAGCTTAACATGGGGACGTGGCAG GGTATATGGCTATGCGAGCATCGAGATCATCCTACCTCACGAAGAGTTGTTGTCACTCTTAATGGAATATGA